In Labrus mixtus chromosome 3, fLabMix1.1, whole genome shotgun sequence, a single window of DNA contains:
- the glrx2 gene encoding glutaredoxin 2 isoform X1 codes for MIHLGVPLDYFLVLSYFFSMFGRAGCLPRVAWTGCRRMGNFTSSSTASTACARYLQEMVSQNCVVIFSKTTCPYCKMAKNVFNEIGATYKVVELDEHNDGRSLQEALAQMTGARTVPRVFVNGNCIGGGSDTKQLHQQGKLRPLIEQCAPCCAGSGSEGSGSGQSESTK; via the exons ATGATTCACCTCGGTGTGCCGCTCGACtattttttggttttaagttattttttctccatgtttggtcGAGCAGGATGTCTCCCCAGGGTGGCATGGACCGGCTGCCGAAG AATGGGGAATTTCACATCCTCTTCCACTGCGAGCACAGCCTGTGCACGGTATCTTCAG GAGATGGTGTCTCAGAACTGTGTTGTGATATTTTCAAAGACCACCTGTCCTTATTGCAAAATGGCCAAGAACGTCTTCAATGAAATCGGTGCGACCTACAAAGTGGTCGAGCTGGACGAGCACAATGACGGGAGGAGTCTGCAAGAGGCCTTGGCTCAGATGACTGGTGCCAGAACG GTGCCAAGAGTCTTCGTTAACGGAAACTGCATTGGGGGCGGCTCTGACACCAAACAGCTCCATCAGCAGGGAAAGCTGCGTCCCCTGATTGAACAGTGTGCGCCCTGCTGTGCTGGGAGCGGCTCCGAAGGCTCGGGCAGCGGACAGTCCGAGTCCACCAAATGA
- the glrx2 gene encoding glutaredoxin 2 isoform X2, giving the protein MGNFTSSSTASTACARYLQEMVSQNCVVIFSKTTCPYCKMAKNVFNEIGATYKVVELDEHNDGRSLQEALAQMTGARTVPRVFVNGNCIGGGSDTKQLHQQGKLRPLIEQCAPCCAGSGSEGSGSGQSESTK; this is encoded by the exons ATGGGGAATTTCACATCCTCTTCCACTGCGAGCACAGCCTGTGCACGGTATCTTCAG GAGATGGTGTCTCAGAACTGTGTTGTGATATTTTCAAAGACCACCTGTCCTTATTGCAAAATGGCCAAGAACGTCTTCAATGAAATCGGTGCGACCTACAAAGTGGTCGAGCTGGACGAGCACAATGACGGGAGGAGTCTGCAAGAGGCCTTGGCTCAGATGACTGGTGCCAGAACG GTGCCAAGAGTCTTCGTTAACGGAAACTGCATTGGGGGCGGCTCTGACACCAAACAGCTCCATCAGCAGGGAAAGCTGCGTCCCCTGATTGAACAGTGTGCGCCCTGCTGTGCTGGGAGCGGCTCCGAAGGCTCGGGCAGCGGACAGTCCGAGTCCACCAAATGA
- the uchl5 gene encoding ubiquitin carboxyl-terminal hydrolase isozyme L5 gives MAGSAGEWCLMESDPGVFTELIKGFGCKGSQVEEIWSMEPENFDNLKPVHGLIFLFKWQPGEEPAGSIVQDSRLDHIFFAKQVINNACATQAIVSVLLNCSHSDMLLGDTLTEFREFSQSFDAAMKGLALSNSEVIRQVHNSFARQQMFEFDAKSSAKDEDAFHFVSYVPVNGRLYELDGLREGPIDLGACNQDDWISAVRPVIEKRIQKYSEGEIRFNLMAIVSDRKMIYERKIAELQTQLTEDEPMDTDQSSTFLSSIQSEIAKYQLLIEEENQKLKRYKIENIRRKHNYLPFIMELLKTLAEYQQLIPLVEKAKEKQSAKKAQEAK, from the exons atggctggaAGTGCAGGAGAGTGGTGTCTGATGGAGAGTGACCCCGGCGTGTTCACAGAACTGATTAAAGGTTTCG GATGCAAAGGTTCACAGGTGGAAGAGATATGGAGCATGGAGCCGGAGAACTTCGACAACTTGAA ACCAGTTCATGGGTTGATTTTCCTCTTCAAGTGGCAGCCAGGTGAAGAGCCAGCGGGGTCAATCGTCCAGGATTCACGGCTGGATCACATCTTCTTTGCAAAACAG gtcaTTAATAATGCCTGTGCCACTCAGGCGATAGTCAGCGTTCTGCTCAACTGCTCCCATTCGGACATGCTGCTCGGAGACACGCTGACAGAGTTCAGAGAGTTCTCACAGAGTTTTGACGCTGCT aTGAAAGGTTTGGCTCTTAGCAACTCTGAAGTGATCCGACAAGTTCACAACAGCTTTGCCAG acagcaaatgtttgaatttgatgccaaGTCGTCAGCTAAGGACGAGGATGCCTTTCACTTTGTCAGCTATGTTCCTGTAAACGGCAGACTATACGAGCTGGATGGACTTCGAGAGGGACCAATTGACCTGG GTGCATGTAACCAGGACGACTGGATCAGCGCAGTTCGCCCAGTGATCGAGAAAAGAATACAGAA gtACAGCGAAGGAGAGATCCGGTTCAACCTAATGGCCATTGTGTCAGACAGAAAGATGATATACGAGAGGAAAATCGCCGAGCTTCAGACCCAGCTCACCGAG GACGAGCCGATGGACACGGACCAGAGCAGCACGTTCCTCAGCTCCATCCAGTCAGAAATTGCCAAGTACCAGCTCCTTATCGAAGAGGAAAATCAGAAACTTAAAAGATATAAG ATTGAAAACATTCGGCGAAAGCACAACTACCTTCCTTTCATCATGGAGCTGCTGAAGACGCTGGCAGAGTACCAGCAGTTAATACCTTTGGTGGAgaag gcGAAGGAGAAACAGAGTGCCAAAAAAGCCCAGGAAGCCAAGTGA